A region from the Kineothrix sp. IPX-CK genome encodes:
- a CDS encoding sensor histidine kinase, producing MPIIMNIFQGLILILIEVICCKIFFESFFDKRKFQDKWYGWILIPILVLIIYLGTALLASNILLKQIFVFFSMAFIMLVYFKSDFLRGVIITAIFQGLLLGIDCVGLIALKYLWGEQTKNVLFGVAGSMIVALICKMLLFGFVLIVRKLWNKKDSLNLLSDSEWLRFLYFPVITLIALISIAFNLEHVRSPEVINTMLIIGFGLVGMNILVLYLIRDIVEREVRLQEKYIIEERNRNQLDMYKLVCDNFDKQRKRTHEYKNQIGCIEGLLIDNKIKEVLEYVSNITGGLKKELDAIDTNNTIVNAILNSKYQEAVEKGIIFVLKVNDLSHIVIESEDIVTILSNLLNNAIEANEEIKNEKIIKLKFVDEGDYTIIAVKNTMHKEVEFINGKYQTSKDNAIEHGVGIENIADTIEKYNGSYIIKQFENYFNFTIIIPNKKPNES from the coding sequence ATGCCGATAATTATGAACATATTTCAAGGACTCATTCTCATATTAATTGAAGTTATTTGTTGCAAAATATTTTTTGAATCTTTTTTTGATAAAAGAAAATTTCAAGACAAATGGTATGGATGGATCTTGATACCAATCTTAGTTTTAATTATTTATCTTGGGACAGCGTTATTAGCGAGTAATATTCTTCTAAAACAAATTTTTGTATTTTTTTCAATGGCATTTATTATGCTTGTTTATTTTAAGTCAGATTTTCTGCGGGGAGTTATAATAACGGCGATATTTCAAGGTTTATTATTAGGAATAGACTGTGTGGGGTTGATAGCTTTGAAATACTTATGGGGGGAACAAACGAAAAACGTTCTGTTTGGAGTGGCAGGCAGTATGATAGTAGCGCTTATCTGCAAGATGTTATTATTTGGCTTTGTCTTAATAGTAAGAAAGCTGTGGAATAAGAAGGACTCGTTAAATTTGTTATCCGATAGTGAATGGCTTAGGTTTCTTTATTTTCCTGTTATAACGTTAATTGCCCTAATATCCATTGCTTTTAATTTAGAGCATGTAAGGAGCCCTGAAGTCATAAATACCATGCTGATTATTGGATTCGGTCTTGTGGGAATGAATATATTGGTTCTTTACTTGATTAGAGATATCGTGGAGAGAGAAGTGAGATTACAAGAAAAATACATCATTGAAGAGAGAAATAGAAATCAATTAGATATGTATAAACTTGTATGTGATAATTTTGATAAGCAAAGAAAGAGAACCCATGAATATAAAAATCAGATAGGATGTATTGAAGGTTTATTGATAGACAATAAAATAAAAGAAGTGCTGGAATATGTTTCAAATATTACAGGCGGGCTGAAAAAGGAATTGGATGCAATAGATACCAATAATACGATTGTTAATGCTATTTTAAATTCTAAATATCAGGAGGCAGTTGAAAAAGGAATTATATTTGTCTTAAAGGTAAATGATTTGTCGCACATCGTTATAGAAAGTGAAGATATAGTGACAATTTTATCTAATTTATTAAACAATGCCATAGAAGCGAATGAAGAGATCAAAAACGAAAAAATAATAAAGTTAAAATTTGTAGATGAAGGAGATTATACTATAATTGCTGTAAAGAATACGATGCATAAAGAGGTTGAATTTATAAATGGTAAATATCAGACAAGCAAAGATAATGCTATAGAGCACGGGGTAGGTATAGAAAATATAGCGGATACAATAGAAAAATATAATGGCTCATATATCATAAAGCAATTTGAAAACTATTTTAATTTCACGATTATAATTCCGAATAAAAAGCCAAATGAAAGCTAA
- the nspC gene encoding carboxynorspermidine decarboxylase, with translation MKREELKTPCYIVMESALKKNLEILQGVRQRTGCKILLAQKAFSMYSCYPLLGKYLDGTAASGLYEARLGAEEMGKENHIFSAAYKEEDMEEILSYCGHIVFNSFSQLEKYGERAAKAGKSVGIRVNPECSTQEAHGIYDPCAPGSRLGVLAKEFPDRLPEWVEGIHFHTLCEQNADALAVTLKAVEEQFGSWLYGMKWINFGGGHHITREGYNIELLENCIRYVSDTYGVTVYLEPGEAVALDAGHLLTEVEDMLHGETIAILDSSAACHMPDVLEMPYRPPLRASGQEGEKAFAYTLAGPTCLAGDVIGIYSFDKPLAVGDRLTFEDMAIYTMVKNNTFNGMPLPSIVWEREDGECEQIRSFGYMDFKGRL, from the coding sequence ATGAAGAGAGAAGAATTGAAAACGCCTTGTTACATCGTGATGGAAAGCGCCTTGAAAAAGAATCTGGAGATATTGCAGGGCGTCAGACAGCGGACGGGCTGTAAAATATTATTAGCGCAGAAAGCTTTTTCCATGTATTCCTGTTATCCTTTGCTCGGTAAGTATCTGGACGGAACGGCGGCAAGCGGCTTATATGAGGCACGGTTGGGCGCGGAGGAGATGGGAAAGGAAAACCATATTTTTTCTGCGGCATACAAGGAAGAGGATATGGAGGAAATATTGTCTTACTGCGGGCATATCGTATTTAACTCCTTTTCCCAGCTTGAGAAATACGGTGAAAGGGCGGCAAAGGCAGGAAAAAGCGTAGGAATCCGGGTGAATCCGGAATGCTCTACCCAGGAGGCACACGGAATATACGATCCTTGTGCTCCCGGTTCACGTTTGGGAGTTCTGGCAAAGGAGTTCCCCGACAGACTTCCTGAATGGGTGGAGGGCATTCATTTCCATACGCTGTGCGAGCAGAATGCGGATGCTCTTGCAGTGACGTTAAAGGCGGTAGAGGAGCAATTCGGTTCATGGCTATATGGGATGAAATGGATCAATTTCGGCGGCGGACATCATATCACGCGGGAGGGCTATAACATAGAGCTTCTGGAAAACTGCATCCGCTATGTGTCGGACACCTACGGGGTTACGGTCTATCTGGAGCCTGGAGAGGCGGTTGCTTTGGATGCGGGACACCTGCTGACTGAGGTGGAAGATATGTTGCATGGGGAAACGATTGCAATTCTGGATTCTTCTGCAGCCTGTCATATGCCTGATGTCCTTGAAATGCCGTACCGCCCGCCCCTTAGAGCTTCCGGACAGGAGGGTGAGAAGGCATTTGCATATACGCTGGCGGGGCCGACCTGCCTGGCGGGAGATGTGATAGGAATCTATTCCTTCGACAAACCGTTAGCGGTCGGCGACCGTCTGACCTTTGAGGATATGGCCATTTATACTATGGTAAAAAACAATACCTTTAACGGAATGCCCCTTCCCTCCATCGTATGGGAGAGGGAGGACGGCGAATGCGAGCAGATAAGGAGCTTCGGCTACATGGATTTTAAGGGGAGGCTGTAG
- a CDS encoding cyclic lactone autoinducer peptide, with translation MKSNSKKEFLLKVLEKAARTEMEKESKQKPPVCMGFLHQPQRPHKNN, from the coding sequence GTGAAAAGTAATAGTAAGAAAGAGTTCTTATTAAAAGTTCTGGAAAAAGCGGCTAGAACTGAGATGGAAAAAGAGTCAAAACAAAAACCGCCAGTTTGTATGGGGTTTTTACACCAGCCCCAAAGACCACATAAAAATAATTAA
- a CDS encoding superoxide dismutase family protein, protein MYQFTPRLTFVNILEKNKPRAMAWVTGNSSNPQLSGLVKFYDTPYGGVLIEAEIFGLPNISTQDSSDFYAMHIHEFGDCSNSFANTGGHYNPANLPHPQHAGDLLPLLGNQGYAWVSFYDKRFTVDNIIGKSVVIHANRDDFTTQPAGDSGEKIGCGVIRIESGR, encoded by the coding sequence ATGTATCAATTTACTCCTCGTCTAACATTCGTAAACATATTAGAAAAAAATAAACCCCGCGCTATGGCATGGGTTACGGGAAACAGCTCCAACCCGCAGCTCAGCGGGTTGGTTAAATTTTATGATACTCCTTATGGGGGCGTTCTCATAGAAGCGGAGATTTTCGGCCTTCCTAATATATCCACACAGGATTCCTCGGATTTCTATGCGATGCACATCCATGAATTCGGCGACTGCTCCAACTCCTTCGCCAATACCGGAGGACATTATAATCCGGCGAACCTGCCTCATCCCCAGCACGCAGGAGACCTTCTCCCTCTTCTGGGCAATCAGGGTTACGCCTGGGTTTCCTTCTATGACAAACGCTTTACTGTAGATAACATCATCGGCAAATCCGTAGTCATCCATGCAAATCGCGATGATTTTACCACTCAGCCCGCCGGAGATTCCGGAGAGAAGATAGGCTGCGGTGTTATCCGCATAGAGAGCGGGAGGTAG
- a CDS encoding accessory gene regulator B family protein has product MKFIINTLVEQLINNNIIERKMKQEYFYALEVFFEKLIIYISILIISVYLDLLIPTLIFLVFFCGLRSRTGGYHLNTYLKCFIGTVGIYVMFAKWLYPWLNKNINYIFPILFFSLVFIFTIGAVNHPNINWSKTELEETKKASRAMIFLQCISIISFTVLGVHKDCIIFATLGVMLCAILLIAAKICKQEVRE; this is encoded by the coding sequence ATGAAATTTATAATAAATACTTTGGTTGAACAATTGATAAATAATAATATTATAGAAAGAAAAATGAAACAAGAATATTTTTATGCTCTAGAAGTGTTTTTTGAAAAATTAATTATATATATTTCAATTTTAATAATATCAGTATATCTCGATTTACTAATACCTACTTTGATATTTTTAGTATTTTTTTGTGGATTAAGAAGTCGTACGGGAGGTTATCACTTAAATACATACTTAAAATGTTTTATAGGAACGGTTGGTATTTATGTAATGTTTGCGAAGTGGTTATATCCATGGCTAAATAAAAATATAAACTATATATTTCCCATTTTATTTTTTTCATTAGTATTTATTTTTACGATTGGAGCTGTAAATCATCCAAATATTAATTGGTCAAAAACAGAGCTGGAAGAAACAAAAAAGGCATCAAGGGCAATGATCTTTTTACAGTGTATATCTATTATTTCTTTTACCGTTTTGGGTGTTCATAAAGATTGCATAATATTTGCCACATTAGGAGTAATGCTATGTGCAATTTTATTAATAGCTGCAAAAATATGTAAACAGGAGGTGAGAGAGTGA
- a CDS encoding LytTR family DNA-binding domain-containing protein: protein MIKIAICDDEKYYREYIERKVGRYLHSKELEYEIDLYRTGQELIKLGIEMSKYHIIFLDINMNDMDGIETAQQIRLYSNNAFIVFITAFISYAIEGYKVDAVRYLLKEKDNFEKSLEECINTILVKMDYKVVKERFSFLEGERYLDVSMILYVESKLHKLEFCVMDNELVTYSLYNKLDTVEEILKQYGFIRIHKSFLVNIKQICEVNNHKVFLSNGLNLPISKAKYKLIKETFIEYKGDI, encoded by the coding sequence ATGATTAAAATAGCAATTTGTGATGATGAAAAATATTATCGTGAATACATAGAGAGAAAAGTAGGACGCTATCTGCACAGTAAAGAATTGGAATACGAAATAGACTTATACCGTACTGGTCAGGAATTAATAAAGTTAGGAATTGAAATGTCTAAATACCACATAATATTTTTGGATATAAACATGAATGATATGGATGGAATAGAAACGGCGCAGCAGATTAGGTTGTACTCAAACAACGCTTTTATCGTATTTATTACAGCATTTATTTCTTATGCGATAGAAGGTTATAAGGTAGATGCAGTAAGGTATCTACTAAAGGAAAAAGATAATTTTGAGAAATCTTTGGAAGAATGTATAAACACAATATTAGTAAAAATGGATTATAAAGTTGTTAAAGAACGATTTTCATTTCTTGAAGGCGAGAGATATTTGGATGTTAGCATGATTTTGTATGTAGAAAGTAAATTACACAAACTAGAGTTTTGCGTAATGGATAATGAATTGGTGACTTATAGTCTATATAATAAATTGGATACAGTAGAAGAAATATTAAAACAGTATGGATTTATAAGAATACATAAAAGTTTCCTTGTTAATATTAAGCAAATTTGTGAAGTAAACAATCATAAAGTTTTTCTTAGTAATGGTCTCAATCTACCAATATCAAAAGCTAAATATAAGCTGATAAAAGAAACCTTTATTGAGTACAAAGGGGATATATGA